The genome window AAAAAGCGATCGCAGGCTTCAAAATCCGCAAAGGAGTACCCGTCGGCGTTATGGTGACGCTGCGCGCCGATCGGATGTACGATTTTCTCGATCGGCTGATCAACCTCGCACTCCCCCGAATCCGCGACTTCCGCGGCATCAGCCCCAAAAGCTTTGACGGGCGCGGCAACTACAGCTTGGGTTTGAGAGAACAGCTAATTTTTCCAGAAATAGAATATGACCGCATCGATCAAATTCGAGGCATGGACATTTCAATTATCACCACAGCAAACACCGACGAAGAAGGACGCGCTTTGCTTAAAGAAATGGGAATGCCGTTCCGGGACAACTAAGCACTAGAGTAAAAAGCAAAAGATGGCAGCTAACGATACCATAGCAGATATGTTGACGCGCATTCGCAATTCTTGCATGGCGCGCCACCAAACAACCCAAATTCCAGCTACAAAAATGACCCGCAGCATCGCCCAAGTCCTCAAAAGTGAAGGCTTCATCGGCGAATTTGAAGAAGCAGAAGCAGAAGGGATCAAGCGACATTTAGTGCTTTCTCTAAAGTACAAAGGTAAAACTCGCAAGCCCATTATCACGGCACTTAAGCGAGTCAGCAAACCAGGACTGCGCGTTTACTCGAACCGTAAAGAATTGCCCAGAGTGTTAGGCGGAATTGGCATAGCCATTATTTCTACCTCCAGCGGCATTATGACCGATCGAGAAGCCCGACGCCAAGGTTTGGGCGGTGAAGTGCTTTGTTATGTTTGGTAGTCATTAGTAATTAGTAATTAGTCACCGCTCGCGGGCAACAGACTCAAAAATCGATCGCTAAGGACTAATAACTAAACACTAATAATCAAGGACTAATAACTAAAAACAAAGGACAAAAAACTATGTCGCGAATTGGCAAGCGTCCGATTAGCATTCCCAATAAAGTCACCATCACCCTAGACGGTCAAAAAGTAGCCGTCAAAGGCCCTAAAGGTGAACTTTCCCGAGTGATCCCAGCCGAAATCGTCATGGGAATTGAAGGCGAGACTTTACTCGTTACCCGCCGAGACGAATCTCGCGTCGCCCGACAACTGCACGGCTTGTGCCGCACCCTAGTCGCCAACATGGTCGAAGGTGTATCCCAAGGTTTTCAGCGGCGTCTCGAAATTATCGGCACAGGTTATCGGGCACAGGTTCAAGGACGGAACCTGATTTTAAACGTCGGTTACAGCAAACCCGTTGAAATGCCCCCTCCAGAAGGCATCACAATGGCAGTTGAAGGCAACACCAACGTCATTGTCTCCGGCATTGACAAAGAACTCGTAGGCAATACAGCAGCCCGCATCCGCGCGGTGCGTCCGCCCGAAGTCTATAAGGGCAAAGGCATTCGCTACAGCGGCGAAGTCATCCGGCGCAAAGCTGGTAAAACAGGCAAAACAGGTAAGAAGTAACAATGAAGCTTACTCGCAAAGAATCAGTCCAGCGCAGACACCGCCGCGTTCGGCGCAAGGTGTTCGGCACCTCCGAACGTCCCAGACTAGCGGTATTTCGCTCGGAGCAGCACATCTACGCCCAAGTAATCGACGACACCGCCCAGCACACTTTGGCCGCCGCGTCAACCCTCGATCCCGAATTGAAGTCAACTCTCAGTTCTGGTGCCAACTGCTCCGCGAGCGTGCAAGTCGGTCAGTTGATTGCCAAACGCTGTTCCAGCGCTGGCATAGTCAAAGTCGTATTCGATCGGGGGGGCAACCTCTATCACGGTCGTGTCAAAGCCCTTGCAGAAGCAGCTCGCGAAGCGGGGTTAGACTTCTAGAGGGGGTAATGGGTAGCGGGTAATGAGTAATTAAAAAGTAAAAAGTCAAAAGTTGAAAGTTAAAAGGCCAAATCCAGATTTCTTCTATTTTTACTTTTTACTCAAACAATTACCACTTGCCGATCGCCTTTCACCAATTACTAATTCCCACAGGACAAAACTATGGCAGAACAAAAAGAACAGCGCACCAAGAAAAAAAGCAGCAGCAACAAAACGCGCGAAAAAGAATCCGAATGGCAAGAACGGGTCGTTCAGATCCGGCGCGTTACTAAAGTAGTCAAAGGTGGTAAAAAACTCAGCTTCCGCGCCATAGTCATTATCGGCAACGAACGCGGTCAAGTTGGAGTAGGAGTCGGCAAAGCTAGCGACGTAATCGGTGCCGTTAAAAAAGGCGTCGCTGACGGCAAAAAGCACCTCATTGAAGTTCCCCTCACCAAATCTAACTCCATCCCTCACCCCATCAACGGTGACGGTGGCGGAGCTAAAGTCATGATGCGGCCGGCAGCTCCCGGAACCGGGGTAATTGCAGGGGGAGCAGTGCGAACAGTTCTCGAACTAGCAGGAGTCCGCAACATCTTAGCCAAACAGCTAGGTTCTGGAAATCCCTTAAACAACGCCCGAGCCGCAGTCAATGCCCTCTCCACCCTCCGCACCTTGTCCGAAGTTGCTCAAGAACGCGGAATTCCAGTAGAAAACCTCTACGGTTAGGGCACGCGAGAATGGGAAACTGTAAGTTTTGAGTGTTAAGTGCTTGCGGTGAAAATAAAAAAATCCGCAACTCAAAACTCACGCACTCAAAACTACTGCGTACCCCCTCTCTAAATACCAATTACCAATTACCAATTACTAAAACTATGAGATTGCAAGACGCCCGACCCAAAGCAGGCTCCCAAAAGCGCCCCCGACGCTTGGGCAGAGGTATTTCTGCCGGTCAAGGCGCGAGCTCCGGCAAAGGGATGCGCGGTCAAAAATCTAGAGCCGGTAGCGGCACTAGACCCGGTTTTGAAGGTGGTCAAAATCCTCTCTACCGCCGTCTCCCCAAGTTGAAAAGCTTCCCTCTAGTGAACCGGAAAGAGTACACTACCATTAATGTAAGTAAATTAGCATCGCTGGCAGCAAACACAGAAGTTACTCTCACCTCTTTGATCCAAGCAAAAATTGTCACCACAGACGACGGGCCGCTGAAAATCTTAGGAGATGGTGAACTGAATGTACCTTTGCAAGTGCGCGCCTCGGCTTTTACCGCAGGTGCTCGCACCAAAATAGAAGCTGCAGGCGGAAGTTGCGAATTAGTTGCGTGAAGATTTGAGGTTTGAGAGTATGTCCAAATCTCAAATCCTCAAGCTTGCTATCAGAAAATGATTTAGTCGAAAATCCCAAATCTAAAATCCCAAATCGTAACTATGGACGTTAGTAGAGAGAAAGCGCCAACTGCACAAGAGACGTTCATGCAGATGGCTCAAGCTGCTGGTTTGCGAGGCCGCATCCTTGTAACCATTGGCTTACTGATTTTAGTACGCCTGGGTGTCCACTTGCCAGTCCCCGGAATCGATCGAGTCGCCTTTGCCCAAAACGTCCAAAATAGCCCTTTAATTGGCTTTCTGGATTTGTTCTCAGGAGGCGGGCTGTCAGCTTTGGGGATTTTCGCGTTGGGGATTTTGCCCTACATTAATGCTTCAATTATTGTGCAACTTCTAACTGCGGCTCTGCCAAGTTTAGAAGACTTGCAGAAAAATGAAGGGGAAGCAGGGCGGCGCAAGATTTCTCAAATTACTCGCTACGTTTCTTTGGGCTGGGCAATTCTGCAAAGTATAGGCATTGCGATTTGGGTCAGCCCTTTTGCTCAATCTCCAGCGCCTTTATTCATAGCACAAACTGCTTTGGCTCTGACGGCAGGGTCGATGTTTGTGATGTGGGTGTCGGAATTGGTGACGGAACGAGGTATCGGAAACGGAGCGTCGCTGCTGATATTTATCAACATTGTGTCGGTTTTGCCGCGATCTTTGGGACAAACTTTTGAATTGGCTCAAAGCGGGGACACGCAAGTAGTCGGCCGCGTAGTCGTTCTGCTGCTGGTGTTTTTGGTGACGATTGTCGGGATTGTGTTTGTTCAGGAAGGTACTCGCCGCATTCCGATTATTTCTGCCCGCCGCCAAGTCGGCCGCAAAGTTTATCGGGAGAGCCGGAGTTATCTGCCCCTTCGCTTGAATCAAGGCGGAGTGATGCCGATTATTTTTGCATCTTCGGTGTTGATTGTACCTTCTTTCCTCGCTCAATCTCTCAATAACCCGTTTTTGGTTCAAGTGGCTAATGTTTTGAGTCCGAACGGCCCTGCCCCTTGGGCTTACGCGCTGTTTTATCTAACTTTGATTCTGTTCTTCAGCTATTTCTACGCTTCGTTGATTGTCAACCCCGTAGATATGTCTCAGAACTTGAAGAAAATGGGCGCCAGCATTCCTGGCATTCGTCCGGGTCAGAAAACGAGTGATTATGTGGAGAAGGTTTTGAACCGTTTGACTTTCTTGGGAGCGATTTTTCTCGGTCTGGTGGCCATTGTACCAACTGCTGTAGAAAGCGCGATCGGCGTGCAAACTTTTAGAGGTTTTGGCGCAACTTCCCTACTGATTCTAGTAGGTGTGGCGATCGAAACTGCTAAGCAAATTCAAACTTACGTCATCTCCCAGCGATATGAAGGAATGGTGAAGTAATCGCAATGCAATTGATTTTTATGGGACCTCCAGGGGCGGGAAAGGGAACTCAGGCTCAGCTCTTAGCCGCTCTCTGGAAAATACCCCACATTTCTACAGGTGATATCCTGCGCGCCTGCGTAGTTGCCAAAACTGACTTGGGTCAAAAGGCACAATCCTACATGGATCGGGGAGAGTTGGTTCCTGACGAGTTATTGATGGATATCGTGAAAGAACGCATGAATCAGCCAGATGCTAGTGCTGGCTGGATTCTCGACGGCTTTCCCCGCACAGTGCCGCAGGCAGCTTTTTTTGACAAACTGCTCTCCGATGTTGGCGGTGGGGCAAGTTCGTCTGGAAAGGGCTGCGAGCTCAAAGCTGTCAATTTGGACGTACCTGACAATGTTTTGGTGGCTCGCCTGCTGTCGCGGGGGCGTCAGGATGACAACGAACAGACGATTCGCCGCCGTTTGCAAGTTTACCGCGAGCAAACAGCACCTTTGATTGAGTTTTACAGAAACCGCGAACAGTTAGTTGCGGTTGATGGCGATCGCCAGATGCAGGAAGTTACCGCAGAACTTCAAAAGGCTCTCTCAGGAGACTCTTGAGCCTTCTCAATCGAGCCTGTCACCCCCAACAACTTTTGCTAAGATGTGTTAACTAGGAGCTTTTTGTGCTATTTGGTTTTCTGAGGGTTGCTAGTTCCAAGATTGAGGTCAATCAATTCTAATTGCCCTAACTTTATTTGAGTCTCACTAAAGTTAGCAGTTGGTTGAGTCTTTAAGTCGATCGAGTCTCCCTTTCCCCGGTGCTAGTTTGACACCTACCAATCAATAGGTTGTCAAGGCGAACCCGGACACTCCTAGTTAATCAAATGTAGAGTTGAGGTAAATACCAAATTGTCTAAGCAAGATTTAATTGAAATGGAAGGGACAGTGACGGAATCCCTGCCTAATGCGATGTTTCGCGTTGACCTAGACAATGGGTTTAACGTGCTGGCTCACATTTCCGGCAAGATCCGCCGCAACTACATCAAAATTCTGCCTGGCGATCGCG of Oscillatoria nigro-viridis PCC 7112 contains these proteins:
- the rplE gene encoding 50S ribosomal protein L5 — protein: MPDKLKVIYQEKIVPKLMDQFKYTNIHQVPKLVKVTVNRGLGEASQNAKALDSSIDEIGIITGQKPVVTRAKKAIAGFKIRKGVPVGVMVTLRADRMYDFLDRLINLALPRIRDFRGISPKSFDGRGNYSLGLREQLIFPEIEYDRIDQIRGMDISIITTANTDEEGRALLKEMGMPFRDN
- the rpsH gene encoding 30S ribosomal protein S8 — encoded protein: MAANDTIADMLTRIRNSCMARHQTTQIPATKMTRSIAQVLKSEGFIGEFEEAEAEGIKRHLVLSLKYKGKTRKPIITALKRVSKPGLRVYSNRKELPRVLGGIGIAIISTSSGIMTDREARRQGLGGEVLCYVW
- the rplF gene encoding 50S ribosomal protein L6, whose product is MSRIGKRPISIPNKVTITLDGQKVAVKGPKGELSRVIPAEIVMGIEGETLLVTRRDESRVARQLHGLCRTLVANMVEGVSQGFQRRLEIIGTGYRAQVQGRNLILNVGYSKPVEMPPPEGITMAVEGNTNVIVSGIDKELVGNTAARIRAVRPPEVYKGKGIRYSGEVIRRKAGKTGKTGKK
- the rplR gene encoding 50S ribosomal protein L18, coding for MKLTRKESVQRRHRRVRRKVFGTSERPRLAVFRSEQHIYAQVIDDTAQHTLAAASTLDPELKSTLSSGANCSASVQVGQLIAKRCSSAGIVKVVFDRGGNLYHGRVKALAEAAREAGLDF
- the rpsE gene encoding 30S ribosomal protein S5, which produces MAEQKEQRTKKKSSSNKTREKESEWQERVVQIRRVTKVVKGGKKLSFRAIVIIGNERGQVGVGVGKASDVIGAVKKGVADGKKHLIEVPLTKSNSIPHPINGDGGGAKVMMRPAAPGTGVIAGGAVRTVLELAGVRNILAKQLGSGNPLNNARAAVNALSTLRTLSEVAQERGIPVENLYG
- the rplO gene encoding 50S ribosomal protein L15, which produces MRLQDARPKAGSQKRPRRLGRGISAGQGASSGKGMRGQKSRAGSGTRPGFEGGQNPLYRRLPKLKSFPLVNRKEYTTINVSKLASLAANTEVTLTSLIQAKIVTTDDGPLKILGDGELNVPLQVRASAFTAGARTKIEAAGGSCELVA
- the secY gene encoding preprotein translocase subunit SecY, coding for MDVSREKAPTAQETFMQMAQAAGLRGRILVTIGLLILVRLGVHLPVPGIDRVAFAQNVQNSPLIGFLDLFSGGGLSALGIFALGILPYINASIIVQLLTAALPSLEDLQKNEGEAGRRKISQITRYVSLGWAILQSIGIAIWVSPFAQSPAPLFIAQTALALTAGSMFVMWVSELVTERGIGNGASLLIFINIVSVLPRSLGQTFELAQSGDTQVVGRVVVLLLVFLVTIVGIVFVQEGTRRIPIISARRQVGRKVYRESRSYLPLRLNQGGVMPIIFASSVLIVPSFLAQSLNNPFLVQVANVLSPNGPAPWAYALFYLTLILFFSYFYASLIVNPVDMSQNLKKMGASIPGIRPGQKTSDYVEKVLNRLTFLGAIFLGLVAIVPTAVESAIGVQTFRGFGATSLLILVGVAIETAKQIQTYVISQRYEGMVK
- a CDS encoding adenylate kinase is translated as MQLIFMGPPGAGKGTQAQLLAALWKIPHISTGDILRACVVAKTDLGQKAQSYMDRGELVPDELLMDIVKERMNQPDASAGWILDGFPRTVPQAAFFDKLLSDVGGGASSSGKGCELKAVNLDVPDNVLVARLLSRGRQDDNEQTIRRRLQVYREQTAPLIEFYRNREQLVAVDGDRQMQEVTAELQKALSGDS
- the infA gene encoding translation initiation factor IF-1 produces the protein MSKQDLIEMEGTVTESLPNAMFRVDLDNGFNVLAHISGKIRRNYIKILPGDRVKVELTPYDLTKGRITYRLRKK